A window of Aromatoleum bremense genomic DNA:
GACTTGGGGTAGGGCGGGTAGCCTGGCGGGGCGTAGTTGAGCGGCGCGGGGATCGTGTGCTGCACGTTGACCATGTAGTCGTGGCACAGGCGGTCGAGTTCTCCGGTCGTCACGCCCGGCTGGACGTAGGGCGTGATGTAGTCCAGGACTTCCGCGCCGAGCCGGCCGGCGACGCGCATTTTCCCGATTTCTTCCGGCGTCTTTATTGTGATGCTCATTTCCGTGGGGTCGCGTGTAAATGAGAAAGGCTAGCGCATGCGCGAACGCGCGGCAAATTCATGCTGCCCCGCGAGAGGCGCGCGAGCGCGAGGCGAGCGCGAAGTCGTCTTGAGTGCGCAATGGCATAGCTGCTATCATCTTGGGCTTGTCTGCCGACCGAGGCGGGCAAAATCCACACGCCCGGCATCGTACCAAAAGGGTCCGCCGGATCGGGGCAAGCGCCCCGTGGCGGTTTTAGGCACTGAAATGAGGTTGCCGAAGGATCGCGGAGAAGTCCGCGAATGTTTGCGAATTTTGCAAATGGCAACCGTGCCGGGCGGCGGTTCAACCCTGAAAATCTGGAGTTTCACATGACTGTCACGATGCGTCAGATGCTCGAAGCGGGCGTCCACTTTGGCCACCAGACCCGATTCTGGAATCCGCGCATGGCCCCGTACATCTTCGGCCAGCGCAACAAGATCCACATCGTCAACCTCGAAAAGACGATGGGCAAGTACAACGAAGCGATGAACTACGTGCGCAAGCTCGCGGCCAATCGCGGCACGATCCTGCTGGTCGGCACCAAGCGCCAGGCACGCGAGATCGTCTCCGAGGAAGCCCGCCGCGCCGGCATGCCGTTCGTCGATGAGCGCTGGCTCGGCGGCATGCTGACCAACTTCAAGACGGTCAAGCAGTCGATCAAGCGCCTCAAGGAAATGGAAGCGATGGTCGAGGACGGCTCGATCGAGCGCCTGTCCAAGAAGGAAGCGCTGATGGCGACGCGCGAAATGGACAAGCTGAAGAAGAGCATCGGCGGCATCAAGGACATGGGCGGCCTGCCTGATGCGCTGTTCGTCATCGACGTCGGCTACCACAAGATCGCGATCACCGAAGCGCAGAAGCTCGGCATCCCGGTCGTCGCCGTCGTCGATACCAACCATTCGCCCGACGGGATCGACTACGTGATCCCCGGTAACGACGACTCCTCGCGCGCGATCCGCCTGTACGCCCGCGGCGTCGCCGACGCGGTGCTCGAAGGCCGCAGCCAGGCGCTGCAGGACGTCGTCGCAGCGGGCTCGGACGAGTTCGTCGAAGTCGAGGAAGACGGTTCGGACGAGCAGGCCTGAGCCCTGCCGGCCTTTGATCGCGTCGAATTGAATACGGAATACAGGAGTTAGCATGGCGGAAATTACCGCAAGCATGGTCAAGGAACTGCGCGAGAAGACCGACGCGCCGATGATGGAGTGCAAGAAGGCGCTGACCGAAGCCGCGGGCGACCTGGCCAAGGCCGAGGAAATCCTGCGCGTCAAGCTCGGCAGCAAGGCGAGCAAGGCAGCGTCCCGCGTGACCGCCGAAGGCATCGTCGCGACCTGGCAATCGGCCGACGGCAAGCTGGCCGCGCTGGTCGAAGTGAACTGCGAGACCGACTTCGTCGCGAAGAACGACGACTTCCTCGCGTTCGCCGCTGCGGTGGCCGAGCTGGTCGCGACGCGCAATCCGGCGGATGTCGCCGCGATCGCGGCGCTCGAACTCGACGGCCAGACGGTCGAGCAGGTGCGCATGGCGCTCGTCGGCAAGATCGGCGAGAACATCACGATCCGCCGCTTCACGCGGATCGACGCGCAGGGCGCAGTGGCGAGCTACATCCACGCCGGCGCCAAGATCGGCGTGCTGGTCGACCTCGTCGGCGGCGATGAAGCGCTCGGCAAGGACCTCGCGATGCATATCGCCGCGGCCAAGCCGAAGGCGCTGATGGCGTCCGAGATCCCGGCGGAGCTGATCGACACCGAGCGCCGCATCGCGATCGAGAAGGCGCGCGAAGCCGGCAAGCCGGAAGCGATGCTCGACAAGATCGCCGACGGCACGGTGCAGAAGTTCCTGAAGGAAGTCACGCTGCTCGGCCAGCCGTTCGTCAAGGACGACAAGCTGACGATCGAAGCCCTGCTGAAGTCGCGCAACGCGTCGGTGGCGAGCTTCGTGCTGTACGTCGTCGGCGAAGGCATCGAGAAGAAAGTGTCCGACTTCGCCGCCGAAGTGGCTGCGCAAGCCGCCGCCGCGGCACAGAAGTAAGGGCCGCCAGATGAGTGTCGCCGCTTACAAGCGCATCATGTTGAAGCTGTCCGGCGAGGCCCTGATGGGGGACGACTCGTACGGCATCAACGAGGATGTGGTCAGCCGCATCGTCGCCGAGATCGCCGAGGTGAATCGCCTCGGCGTGCAGATCGGCGTGGTGATAGGCGGCGGCAACATCTTTCGCGGCATGAAGGGTGCCGCCTCCGGCATGGACCGCGCCACTGCGGACTACATGGGCATGCTGGCGACGGTGATGAACGCGATGGCGCTGGCCGACGCGTTCCGTCGCGCCGGGGTCGAGGCGCGCGTGCAGTCGGCGCTGCGCATCGACCAGGTCGTCGAGCCGTACATCCGCGGCCGGGCGATCCGCCACATGGAAGAAGGCCGCGTCGTGATCTTCGCGGCCGGCACCGGCAACCCCTTCTTCACGACCGACACCGCGGCCGCGCTGCGCGGGTCGGAGATGGCCGCGCAGATCGTGCTGAAGGCAACGAAAGTGGACGGCGTGTATACCGCCGACCCGAAGAAGGACCCGCAGGCGCAGCGTTACCACCGCATCAGTTTCGACGAGGCGATCGGCCGCAATCTGGCCGTTCTCGACGCGACCGCGTTTGCGTTGTGCCGCGACCAGAAACTGCCGATCAACGTGTTCTCGATCTTCAAGCCGGGCGCGCTCAAGCGCGTCGTGCTCGGCGAGGACGAAGGCACGCTGGTCCATTCGTGAGGACTCGACGATGATCCCCGAACTCAAGAAGACGACCGAGCAGAAGATGCAGAAGTCGATCGAGGTGCTCAAGGCCGACCTGGCGAAAGTGCGCACCGGCCGCGCCCACACCGGGCTGCTCGACCACGTCATGGTCGAGTACTACGGCAGCATGGTCCCGATCAACCAAGTGTCCAACGTGACGCTGATCGACGCACGGACGATCGGCGTGCAGGTGTGGGAAAAGCCGATGGTGCAGAAGG
This region includes:
- the tsf gene encoding translation elongation factor Ts; this encodes MAEITASMVKELREKTDAPMMECKKALTEAAGDLAKAEEILRVKLGSKASKAASRVTAEGIVATWQSADGKLAALVEVNCETDFVAKNDDFLAFAAAVAELVATRNPADVAAIAALELDGQTVEQVRMALVGKIGENITIRRFTRIDAQGAVASYIHAGAKIGVLVDLVGGDEALGKDLAMHIAAAKPKALMASEIPAELIDTERRIAIEKAREAGKPEAMLDKIADGTVQKFLKEVTLLGQPFVKDDKLTIEALLKSRNASVASFVLYVVGEGIEKKVSDFAAEVAAQAAAAAQK
- the pyrH gene encoding UMP kinase — encoded protein: MSVAAYKRIMLKLSGEALMGDDSYGINEDVVSRIVAEIAEVNRLGVQIGVVIGGGNIFRGMKGAASGMDRATADYMGMLATVMNAMALADAFRRAGVEARVQSALRIDQVVEPYIRGRAIRHMEEGRVVIFAAGTGNPFFTTDTAAALRGSEMAAQIVLKATKVDGVYTADPKKDPQAQRYHRISFDEAIGRNLAVLDATAFALCRDQKLPINVFSIFKPGALKRVVLGEDEGTLVHS
- the rpsB gene encoding 30S ribosomal protein S2; this encodes MTVTMRQMLEAGVHFGHQTRFWNPRMAPYIFGQRNKIHIVNLEKTMGKYNEAMNYVRKLAANRGTILLVGTKRQAREIVSEEARRAGMPFVDERWLGGMLTNFKTVKQSIKRLKEMEAMVEDGSIERLSKKEALMATREMDKLKKSIGGIKDMGGLPDALFVIDVGYHKIAITEAQKLGIPVVAVVDTNHSPDGIDYVIPGNDDSSRAIRLYARGVADAVLEGRSQALQDVVAAGSDEFVEVEEDGSDEQA